From the Longimicrobiaceae bacterium genome, one window contains:
- a CDS encoding lamin tail domain-containing protein: MPMPMALVLLALLLAACEPAPRSGAADPSERRYAASGVSADTLRSRIVVSEVMADPQVVPDGDGEWIELYNAGGAPAELRGWRLDSRADAGHAVARSLTVRPGEAVVLARNGSTAANGGVRAGYVYDGVALA, translated from the coding sequence ATGCCGATGCCCATGGCCCTCGTCCTCCTCGCCCTTCTCCTGGCCGCGTGCGAGCCGGCGCCCCGGTCCGGGGCCGCCGACCCGTCTGAGCGCCGCTACGCCGCCTCCGGAGTGTCCGCCGACACGCTGCGCTCGCGCATCGTGGTCAGCGAGGTGATGGCCGACCCGCAGGTGGTCCCGGACGGCGACGGCGAGTGGATCGAGCTGTACAACGCGGGCGGCGCGCCGGCCGAGCTGCGCGGGTGGCGGCTGGACTCGCGCGCGGACGCGGGACACGCCGTCGCCCGTTCACTCACGGTGCGGCCCGGGGAGGCCGTGGTCCTGGCGCGCAACGGGAGCACGGCGGCCAACGGCGGCGTCCGCGCGGGGTACGTGTACGACGGCGTCGCGCTGGCG